ATTTCTTCAATGGTCAACGCATCTGCAATCACCATGCCTGAAGAACCTGTCCGCACCAAATGAGACATATGGCTAGCAAAACCGAGTTGAGTTCCTAAGTCCACGGACAAGGTACGCACATAAGTTCCTTTACTACAACGCACACGAAAGGAAAAGCGTACACAGTCATTTTCAAAAAGGAGTGGGCTAATCCGATCAAACTGATAGATGTCTACCTGACGCTCAGGTCGCTCAACTGTTTCCCCAGCTCGTGCATATTCGTAGAGCTTGCGGCCATTGACCTTAACTGCCGAATACATAGGAGGAATCTGGGTGATTGTTCCGACAAACCCTTGCATAGCTTGGTCGATTTCTTCTTCCGTCAAAGTCGTCGGAATTGCAGTCCGCTCCACCACTTCACCAGACGCATCTTCTGTCGTCGTTGAAAAGCCAAGCGTGATTTCGCCCTCGTAGACTTTCCCTTCTTCCTGCATATATTCAATGAGGCGGGTCGCTTTTCCAACCGCAATTGGCAAGACCCCTGTCACATCTGGGTCAAGGGTGCCGCCGTGTCCAATCTTCTTTTCTCTTAAAATCTTACGTAGTTTAAATACCACATCATGCGAGGTCATCCCCGCTTCTTTTTTTACATTGATAATTCCTGAAAGCATAGAACTATTATAGCATAGAAATGGAATTGGACAAGTAGAAGATTCTTACTCTTTTAATAGATAATGGAGGACATGATCAGGGTCTTCTAGCATCATCTTGGTCAGCCTATAGTTTTCTGATTCCTTGTAATCAATCTCCCTGATTTCCGTATCGAAATGATACAGCCGTGAATGGGGAAGGGTCGTCAAAATCGGGGAGTGGGTTGCAATGATAAATTGAGAGCCTTGCTGGGCTAATTCATATATCCGCCGCATCATGGCCAACTGATTCTGCGGAGAAAGCGTCACTTCTGGTTCATCTAGTAGATAGAGACTATTGGGCTTAAAATGGTGTAAGAGCAAGCCCATAAAGGCCTGACCATGCGATTTTTGATGAGGAATGCCACCATAGTGGTCCAATTGATAGCCAGCTTGAATTTCTCCCTCCCACACTTCTTCGAGATAGCTGGCTACATTATAAAAACTTTCTGCTCGGAGGAAAAAACCTGATTTGGGTCGCCTAGCACTCTTAGAAAGAATGAGAGAGTCGCAAAGAGATGAGTGGGTATCTTTAGTCGTAAAATAGGCTTGAAGACTTCCACCTTCTGGATTGAAGCCCCAAGAAACAGCAATCGCCTCTAATAAGGTTGATTTGCCACTCCCATTTTCTCCCGTAAAAAAGGTAATGGGCAAAGATAAATCAAGCGTCCTTAGCTCACGAATGGCAGAAATGCGGAAATAATACTCTTCTTCTGCCAAGTCTTTTACTTCAAGTTTGGTGATAAAATTCATTGCTATCTCCCAGTTCTCCACTTCTTACAATGGATATGCCCCTATAACATCTGAGGCAAGACCACCAGTTTAACACGTTAGACTATATTCCCAGCCAATTCAGCCAAGCATTCCTCTACAAACTGTGACATTAAGCTAGTAGAAACTAGAGAAATCCCATGCTGATAGGCGTTAAGAACACTCTCCAACATCTCATAGTATCCTTGAGACAACTGTTCCTGCGCCCATTCTCCACCTTCTTTCTTGGATAACATCCTTCCTTCTCTCACATAAGCAAGCGTTCGACAGAGATTCAAAATAGTAGATACGGGGTCTTTTGTCACCGTTGTTAAACTATCTTCAATATCATACCATACACTATCTAAGTAGTCTTTTTGAGTGGGCGCCTGAAAGACTTTGGTAATCTCCTCACCATATAAGACGATTCCCTTTTGACAAATGACCATGATATGTGCAGTCAAATCTCTATCAACGCCCTGCATGTTTGTACAATACAAGGAGATAGTTTCTTCGGCTGCTTTTCTGTGTTGGATAGAATAGTGTAAATGATAGGGTAGGGGAAAATGTGGAGGTTTAAGGTCTTTTTTGCAAACAACACTCATCTCAACTCCCTTTTTGGGACCACGTCGCTCTATTTCCAGTAGGGAGCAAATGAGTTTTTCTTTTTGTACTTGTTGCACAGGTTCATTAACTACTACTAAAAAATCAATATCGCTTTGTTCCCAAGAAAAACAGTCATAGGCAAGAGAACCATGCACATATATGCCGACTAGATTAGAACCCAGTAAGCTGAGCAAATCACGCTTTATGAGATTTGATATTTGGAATACTCTGCTATCCATTTCCATTAGTATGACTCCCCAAGCTGATAAGCAAACCCAACTGAGGTTTTCTCAAAGCCATAGTGTTCATAAAACCGGTGGGCTATCTGTCGCTCCTCTCCCAAACCACTATTTAAGGCTAGAGTCTGACAGCCTGTTTCTTTACCAATCTGCCTGACCCTATCGAGCAAGGCCGTTGCAATTCCTTGATGGCGATACTGACTATTGACAACCAAGGCTAGTATCCGCAAGTAAGCACCATTTCTTTCAAAAAAGTACATCTTGGCATAGCCGAGCAGACCAAGAACCTGTCCTTCTTCTTCATAGACTAACAATTCGTAGTCTGGTTGTGCCAAAAGGGAGGACAAACGCTCATCTAACTCTTCAATCTGACTGGGATAGCCCAACTCTAGTAGTAACTGCTGACACGCTAGAACATCCTTCTCTTTGTAGCTACGAATCATTGCTTCTCCTTTAGGGCATCAAACTTAGCTTTCATAGTCGGATTCTTTCTGGTTAACTTTTTGACGGAAACGTCTTCTAATTTATTATTGGCAAGACGCAACTGATTTTCACTGGTTGTGAGAGCAGCCTTGACCGCTTCCATTCGTTTAATAGCTTTATCAATCTCATCAATCGCCTTTTGGAAATTAGTGCTAGCAGATTGGTAGTTTTTGGCAAAGGCCGTTTTAAAGATTTCCAAATCTTCTTCAAAATGGGTGATGTCGATATTCTGTTCTCTGACCAGAGCCAATTCCTGCTTGTATTTGAGAGCATTCATCGCAGCATTGCGTAAAATCCCAATCAGCTGAATGAAAAACTGGGGCCGGATAACATACATCTTTTCATATTTATGGCTAACATCGACAATCCCTGTATTGTAGTAGTCATTATCGGCTTCAAGCATGGTCACCAAAACCGCATATTCACAGTCCTTTTCCCGACGGTCCTTGTCCAATTCCTTGAAAAAATCTTCGTTCTTGTGCTTTTTCACCGTGTCATCCGCTTCATTTTTCATCTCAAACATAATGGAGAGAATTTCTACCCCACTCTCATCCACTTCGCGGTAGATATAATCTCCTTTTGAACCACGGCTAGACACTAGATTATCCTTTTCAAAGTAGGCATTGGGAAAGGCCAGATGACGAACCTTGTTAAATTCTGCTTCTGCATACAATTCCAAACTTTCTCCGATCGCCTTAGTGGATTGCTGGGCCTTAAAGTTCTTGTAAAATTCAACTTGCTCATTCGCCGCTTTTAATTGGAGTTCAAACTCCTGCTTGGTCGTGGCTAGTGCCAATTCCTGTTTTTGTTCCTGCAAGAGCAATTCTGTTTTAACCGCATCACGTTCTTTTTCCATTGAAGCGAGAGCCAGTTGCCACTCATTATCTTTTTCCAAACGAATTTTCTCTACCTGAGCTTCGAGAGACAGGATTTCCTGCTCCTTTTGGGACAAGGCAGAGCGAATTTCCAGTTCTGTCTTATTTTCTGCCTGTTCTAACTTGGCAGCCAGCTCTACGATTTCTTTATCCCGCTCAGCTAATTGGCGGTGCAAATCATTTTTAGCCTTTTCCTCAACCAATTCAGTCTCACGCGCCAAGCGCTCGTGCAATTCTTTTTCGAATTCCGCCCCGCGGACTTGTGCTAATAGCTGACTGTACTCTGTTTCATCAACTTGAAAGGCAACCCCACAATGAGGACATGTTAGTGTCTGCATACTCTTCTCCTTGCTTCTTTCGAACTACTGTCTCTAGTATAGCAAAAAACACTCGAAAATTCCGAGGTTTTGTTGTGTCGTACTCCTATTATAAACTCTCCGTTCTAATAGGAAGTAAGCATTTTTCAACAATTTCCGTATTTTGTCCATTTTTCAGTTTTAATTATTTCCAATTTCAAGTCTTTTCCTATATAATAATAGGGTTAAGAGATGTGATAGAAAGGTGGAGATAATGACCTTACCAATTTTTTTGGAGTTGGTGGAAATCAAAGCAAAAACAGCGAGTATCTTGCCCTTTTTGATTGGGATTTGTTTTAGCTACTATGTCTATGGCGAATTACAACCCCTCTATGTTGGCTGGTACTTTATCGCAATGCTCTTGTTCAACATGTTTGTCGATGTGTGGGATAATTACAACGACTATCGGCATGCCTTGGATCAAGATTATCAAGCAAAAACCAATATCATCGGGCGGGAAAACCTATCCTTGCGTTCAGTAGAACGGATCATGTTGTTCCTCTTTACTATTTCATTCCTCATTGGATTGATCTTAGCATGGTTTGTTGGTTGGCCCTTACTCATCATGGGAGGATTTTGCTACGCTGTTGGAATCTTTTATTCATCCGGTCCAAAACCCTTATCGAGTCTGCCTTTAGGAGAAGTATTTTCTGGCTTTACAATGGGATTTATGATCAGTCTCATCTGTATCTACCTCAATACAGCTCCTGACTTTGATTGGAGCTTCAGGGCTCTTGCGCAGATTTTTCTGATTTCTCTTCCCAATACCCTTTGGATTGCCAATCTGATGTTGGCCAATAACCTCTGCGATAAGGAAGAAGATGAGCGAAATCACCGCTATACTCTGGTTCATTATATTGGAATCAAAGGAGGACTCTCTCTATTTGCGATTGCAAATGGAATGGCGCTACTCGCTATTGTCTGTCAGGTCTTTTTAGGAATTGCTCCGATAACGAGTTTACTCAGCTTACTCTTGTTGCCCTTTATAGTGCAACAGACCAAGCTCTTATGGAAAAAACAAGTTAAATCAGAAACCTTTCCATGTGCAATCAAGATTTTAGCCTTGGGATCTACTGTTCAAGTTCTCACTTATGCACTGGGAATCGGTTTACTTTAGAAAGGAGTAGATACTATGAAAGAAATTCTAGTATTAGGAGCGGGCTATGCTGGATTGAAAGCTGTCCGTACCTTACAAAAAGAAGCAGGTGATGTTCATATCACCTTAGTCGATCGAAATCCCTATCACTATGAAGCGACTGAATTACATGAGGTTGCAGCTGGTTCTCAACCAAGTAGAAAGATTTCATTTCCAATTCAAGAGGTCATCGATTCTCAGCGAGTGACCTTTATCCAAGATCAGGTTTTGACTATTGATTGCGAAACACAATCAGTTCAGTTACAAACAAGCGGTCTACTCTCCTACGATTATCTAGTCATTGCGCTCGGTTTTACCTCTGAAACATTTGGCATTAAGGGGGCTATGGAAAATGCCCTACAAATGGTAGATATTGAAACTGCAGAAGCCATTCATCAGCATATTCTACATCAAATGGCTGCCTATCGTGAAACCAAAGATGAAAATCATCTGCGCCTCTTAATCTGCGGGGCTGGTTTTACAGGTATTGAGCTAGCAGGGGCATTTGTCGATGAACGCAAACGCTATGCAGACCTTGCTGGAGTTAGTCCAGATAAGATTGAGATCATCTGTGTAGAAGCAGCAACTAGTATTTTACCGATGTTTGATGACGACTTGCGTGCCTATGCCCTGCAGTTGATTGACAAACTAGGAATTCGTCTCATGACGGGCTGCATGATTAAAGAGATTACACCAGGTCATGTTCTTTATGCGACAGCCGAAACAGGAGAAGAGCTACAAGCTATCGCTGCTTCAACTATTATCTGGACAACAGGTGTCAGTGGCAGTCCTGTCATGGCTGAATCTGGCTTCGACCAACGCCGTGGTCGTGTTGTCGTAACAAATGATTTGCGTTCCCCTGACCATGACAATGTCTATATCGTCGGAGATGTGTCCGCCTTTATGGATCCAACAACCAGTCGCCCTTACCCAACAACTGCTCAGATTGCAACCCAAATGGGGAAACATGTCGCTAAAAATCTACAACATCAATTAAAGGGCGAACCGCTTGAAGAGTTTGTCTATCAATCACAGGGAACAGTTGCCTCTATCGGCAACACCCACGCACTTGGTCTTGCTTTTGATAAAAAAGTCAAGGGTTACCCCGCTTCTGTTATCAAAAAAGCTATCATGAACAAATCACTTCTGGATATGGGAGGATTGAAGGAATTGGTAGCACACGGTCGCTTTGACCTCTATCATTAAGCAAGAAACGAATCATATACAAATAAAAATTTTAGGAATGAGCTGAATCTTTTGTTCAGCTCCTCAATTGGAGGTTATTATGACGATAGAAACCTTGGCTCGTCTGCAATTTGCGATGACCACTATCTTTCACTTCTTCTTCGTACCATTTACCATTGGTACAGCCTTCGTGGTGGCTATCATGGAAACCTGCTATGTAGTGACCAACAAGGAAGAGTACAAAAAATTAACGAAATTCTGGGGCAATATCATGCTGCTCAGTTTCGCAGTCGGTGTGGTGACAGGGATTATCCAAGAATTCCAATTCGGAATGAACTGGTCTGACTATTCCCGCTTTGTTGGTGACATCTTCGGAGCACCGCTTGCGGTCGAAGCCCTCTTTGCCTTTTTCATGGAATCCACTTTTCTAGGACTCTGGATGTTCACTTGGGACAACAAAAAAATCAGCAAGAAATTACATGCTACCTTCATCTGGTTAGTTGTATTTGGCTCATTGATGTCAGCGATGTGGATTTTGATTGCTAATAGCTTCATGCAGCACCCAGTCGGCTATGAAATTGTCAATGGTCGTGCCCAGATGACGGATTTTGGTGCCTTGATTACCAACCCACAGTTCATCTACGAATACAGCCACGTTATTACAGGTGCTATTACCATGGGCGGTATTTTGGTAGCTGGAATGGCAGCCTTCCGTCTCTTGAAAAAAGAAAGCCTAACTGAAACTACTCAAGCACTCTATAAAAAATCTATTCGTATTGGTTTGATTGTTTCTCTTATTGGCTCTCTCTCTGTACTTGGAGCTGGAGATGCGCAAATGCAAGCCCTTATCGAAGATCAGCCAATGAAATTTGCAGCCATGGAAGGGGACTATGAAGATTCTGGCGACCCTGCTGCTTGGACTGTCCTTGCTTGGGCAGATGAAGCCAAACACAAACAAGTCTTTGGTGTTAAAATTCCTTATATGCTTAGTATTTTGTCTTACCATAAGATGTCTGGTGCCGTTAAAGGAATGGATACAGCCAATGAAGAATTGATTGCTCAATATGGGGATCGCAACTACTTCCCAATGGTCAATCTCCTCTTTTACGGTTTCCGTATCATGGCCGGTTTTGGAACCTTAATGCTCCTTGTATCTGCTTTGGGACTATTTTGGACCAGAAAGAAAAATCCAATCCTCTATGAAAAGAAATGGATGCTCTGGCTAGTGGCTCTCACAACCTTTGCACCATTTTTAGCCAATACCTTCGGCTGGGTTGTGGCAGAGCAAGGTCGTTACCCTTGGACAGTTTACGGTCTCTTTACGATTGAACAAAGTGTGTCACCAAATGTATCTGTTGCTTCTCTGACTGTCTCCAATATCGTCTACTTTATCTTATTCACTGCTCTAGCAACAACCATGATCAAATTGGTCATTCGAGAATTGCACCAGGGTCCTGAACATGAGGGATTGCACATCGGTGGCTATTCTTCCATTGATACATTTAATAAGGAGGCATTCTAAACATGAGCAATTTACAATTGTTATGGTTCTTTCTCATCGGCTTACTCTTTTCAGGCTTCTTCTTCCTCGAAGGGTTTGACTTCGGAGTAGGAATGGCAGTGCAATCACTCGCCAAAAATGAGCTGGAAAAAGATCAGATTGTGCAGACCATTGGCCCTGTTTGGGACGGCAATGAAGTTTGGTTACTCACTGCGGGTGGAGCAATGTTCGCTTCTTTTCCTTACTGGTATGCTTCTTTATTCAGTGGCTACTATCTCATCTTGTTGGTCATCTTAGTCGGCTTGATTATCCGTGGTGTCTCCTTTGAATTTCGCCACAAAGTTCCTGCCGCACAAAAGCAACGTTGGAACTGGACCTTGTCTATCGGCTCCTTCATCGTTCCTTTCTTCTTTGGGGTGATGTTTATCAGTCTCATTCAAGGAATGCCCCTCGATGAAAATGGCAATATGTCTGCCCATTTTGGCGACTACTTCAACCTCTTTTCACTAGTTGGTGGAGTCGCTATGGTACTCTTGACCTATCTACATGGTTTAAACTACATCAGCCTGAAAACAGAAGGCGACGTCCGCACTCGTGCTCGTGACTATGCAAAAAAACTCTACCTGATACTCTATCTTGGTTTGGTAGCATTTGCGACCCTGCTCTTCTTTAAGACAGACTTCTTTGCCCTACACCTTGTACCAACCTTGTTATTGGTAGTGGCTATTGTCCTTCTTACTCTAGTGGCTCATGTATCTGTCCTCAAAGAGGCTGAAATGACAGCTTTTCTCGCTAGTGGACTTTCCTTGGTAACTATTGTTGTTCTATTATTCCAAGGACTCTTCCCTCGTGTCATGATTAGCTCAATCAGTTCAAAATACGATTTGCTCATTGCATCTGCTTCATCATCCCCTTACACACTTAGCATTATGTCAATGGTAGCCTTAACCTTGGTACCTTTTGTCTTAGCCTATACTGCTTGGACTTACTATATCTTTAGAAAACGGATTAAGCTACCAGTCGTTGGAACGGGGGAACACCATGCTGGATAAAGCTGTGATGCGCTTGTCCGGTGTTCATAAACTATTAGGATTGCTTGCAGGATTGGACATCCTTCAGGCAATCTTTATTATCGGACAGGCAGCAGGTCTTAGTCAGGCCATTACCGGTGTCTGGGAGGGACAAGCTCTAAACGATCAACTTTGGCCTATCCTATGCTTTCTTCTCTCCTATCTAGGGCGACATGGTATAAACTACCTCAAGGATGAGCGGTTGGATGTTTTTTCTAGTCAACAGGCGCGTCTCCTACGAGAAAACCTGCTCCAGAAACTCTTTGAATTGGGACCGCATATCGTTCAAAAAGAAGGTTCAGGAAATGTCATCACCATGACCTTAGACGGCATTTCTTTGGTCGAAAATTACCTGCACCTAATCCTCAATAAAATGATGAATATGAGCATCATTCCTTGGATTATTCTAGCCTATATCTGTTATTTAGACTGGGAATCTGGTCTGGTTCTCCTCATTGTCTTTCCCATTATCATCCTATTTATGATTATCTTGGGATATGCGGCACAAGCAAGAGCCAACCGTCAGTACCAACAATACCAGCTCTTGTCCAACCATTTCTTGGATACGCTACGAGGTATTGATACTTTGAAATTCTTCGGTCGCAGCAAGCCCTATGCCAAGAACATCTACCAAACCAGTGAAAATTTCCGCAAAGCAACCATGAGTGCCTTACGAATTGGCATTTTATCCACTTTTGCTCTTGATTTCTTTACCACCTTATCCATTGCGGTAGTCGCAGTTCTTCTAGGACTTCGATTGATCAACGGTCAAATGCTGCTTTTTCCAGCCCTAACTATTCTCATTTTAGCTCCAGAATATTTCCTACCTGTGCGTGATTTTTCAAGTGACTACCACGCTACCTTAGACGGAAAAAATGCCATGCAAAGTATCCAACAAATCTTGAATACCACAAGTATTCGCAAGGAACAAATCAGCATGGCACCATGGACGAGAGACAGTCGCTTAGCATTGGATCAGATTTCCATGGCCTACGAGGATAAAAAACTTTTTGCAGGAACATCACTTACTCTCACAGGCTACCAAAAAATCGGTATTATCGGCATGAGTGGTTCTGGGAAGTCTAGTCTTATCAATCTCTTGAGTGGATTCCTAGCACCTGTCGAGGGCAACATTTGGATAGACCAGCAGAAAGTCACTAACCTTGATCAGGAAGATTGGCGTAAGCAACTCCTTTACATCCCACAAAATCCCTATGTCTTTGAAATGAGCCTGCGTGATAACATCACCTTCTATACCCCTTCAGCCAGCGATGAGGAGGTACGAGAGGCGATTTCAGTTGTCGGACTGGATGAACTGGTGGCTAGTCTACCTGAAGGTCTTGACACCCGTATCGGAAATGGGGCTCGTCCTCTAAGCGGCGGTCAAGCACAGCGGATTGCTCTTGCCCGTGCCTTTCTTGATAAAGAGCGTCGTATTCTCCTACTCGATGAGCCAACCGCCCACCTTGACATTGAAACCGAGTTGGAACTAAAGGAAAAAATGTTACCATTGATGGAGAACCGCTTGGTCTTACTCGCCACTCACCGCCTTCACTGGCTCCACCAAATGGACACTATCTGGGTCGTAGATCAAGGACAAATCGTGGAAATGGGAAGCTACGAAGAACTCCTAGCCAAAAAAGGAAAACTCTATCACTTAAAAACTGCAATGGGAGGAAGTCATGACTAATATTCCTTTGTTTCGTGTCATGAAAGATGACCACTGGGTCAAACCATTTTTCAAACAATACAAACTAGCCTTAGTTGCTGCCTTGTTTCTTGGTTTTCTGACCTTCTTTAGTGCAGGTGCTCTGATGTTCATCTCAGGCTTTCTGATTAGTAAATCTGCCTCTCTACCAACCAATATTCTCCTCGTTTATATTCCAATTGTTCTGACTAGAACCTTTGGGATTGCTAGACCAGTCTTCCGCTATTTGGAACGTTTGACGAGCCACAATTGGGTTCTCAAAATGACCTCGCAACTCCGACTCAAGCTCTATCAGACCTTGGAACAGGATGCGATTTTCATCAAACGTGATTTTCGTTTGGGAGATGTGATTGGACTCTTAGCAGAAGACATCAATCACCTACAAAATCTTTACTTGCGGACCATTTTCCCAACAGTTATCGCTTGGATTCTCTACCTATTTATCGTGATTGGGTTAGGCTTCTTTTCTTGGTGGTTTGCGCTCTTCATGTTCCTTTATCTGGCCATTCTGATTTTTCTCTTTCCTCTGGTTTCTGTTCTCGTTAATGGGGCAAGGCAGCAAAAAGAAAAAGCCTTAAAAAATGGCCTGTATACAGAATTAACTGACAATGTCTTGGGAATTTCAGACTGGATTTTCAGCCAACGGGGGCAAGAATATGTCGCACTTCACGAATCTTCGCAAAACCAACTGATGGCAGTCCAAGCCAAGATGAAATCCTTCCAAAATAAGCGAGCACTTCTATTTGAAGTAGCTTATGGTGGATTGATTCTTGCTACTTTCCTTTGGGCGGGAAGTCATTTTACTGGTCATCATGGAGGAGCAGCCAATTGGGTTGCAGCCTTTGTCCTATCGCTTCTTCCCATTATCGATGCTTTTGCAGGATTATCTGCTGCCAGTCAAGAAACCAACAGTTATGCGGACTCGATTGAACGACTCAATGCTCTTCCAAGCCTACGACCTGAATCGACAACAAATCAGCAACCGCAAGCTCCTTATACTCTTGAGATAAACAATCTCAGCTTTCACTATGCTGGTGATGAACGACTGGTCCTTGACCAACTGTCCTTGACCATTCCTCAAGGACAAAAGCTAGCCATTCTAGGTCGGAGTGGTTCTGGAAAAAGTACCCTTGCAACTCTGTTGAGAGGAGATTTAACACCTAGTTTAGGAGACATTTCCCTGGGTGGTGTACCAGTAACTGCTATTGGCGAAGCTATTCCAGCCTACATTGGCGTTATCCAGCAGGCACCTTATCTCTTTCGGACGAGCTTGCTCAATAATATCCGCCTTGGAAATGAAAAGGCTAGTCTTGAGCAAGTCTGGCATGTTCTTGAGCGTGTTGGCCTAAAAGAAATGGTTGCGACCTTACCACAAGGACTGGATACCATGGTTGACGAAGCAGGTCTGCGTTTTTCAGGGGGAGAACGGCACCGAATTGCCCTTGCCCGCATTCTTCTAAAAGAAACACCTATCGTTATTCTTGATGAGCCGACTGTTGGGCTTGATCCCATTACCGAAAAACAACTTCTAACAACCTTTATGGAGGAGCTAAAAGGTAAAACCGTTATCTGGATTACCCACCATTTAAAGGGGATCGAATATGCTGACCGTGTTATCTTCCTCGAAAATGGGCAACTCGAAATGGAAGGCTCTCCTGCCTTTCTAGCTGAAACTAGTCCACGCTTCCGTCATCTCAAAGCAGTTGATGATGGAGAAAAAGAAACATTATAAAAAGGAGCGGCATTAGCTCCTTTTTATAATGTTTCTTCTTTTTTATAGCCAACTGTCCACGTTAAAACAAAAGCCGTTGCAAATGCAATAAGATTTGTCACAATATATAGTGGCAATTGATTATTCAAATACAGCAAAGTTCCAGGAATTCCAGTCAAGCCAAGACCTGTTGCTTTCAATTGGAAAATCGAAGCAAAGAATCCCCCAACTCCTCCTCCAATCATTGACATGATGAATGGCTTACCAAGTCGCAAGGTTACACCAAATACAGCTGGTTCAGTAATTCCAAGAGCTGCTGATAAGGCTGAAGGATAGGCAACTTGTTTCATTTTAGTAGAAACTGTTTTCATGCCAACTGCTAGTACTGCTCCTGCTTGTGCCACATTCCCACATGTTCCAATAGGATTCAGTAAATTCCATCCATCACGTGCCAACATATTGATTTCCAGTAAGCTGAGGATATGATGAATCCCTAAAATTCCCAGTAATTGTCCAAAACTTCCATAGATTAAACCACCAATACCAAAAGGTAGGGTTAGAAGAAATTCAACTGTATTTAGCACATAAATTTCTACGCTATGAAAAATAGGTCCAATAATAACTATCCCAAGAATTAATCCGGTCAAAAGAGTGAGGAATGGCCGCAAAATTAAATCCAATGAGTCTGGAATAATCTTTTTAAATCCTTTTTCAATCTTTGTTGCAGCAATAGCTGTCACAAAGGCTGGTAAAACTGAGCCTTGGTATCCAACTACTTTCAAGAAGTCAAAGAAAACCATTGGTTCTGCATCACCTGAAGCAACTGAATAAGCATTTGGTAAAACTGGATTGACTAACATCAAACCAAGTACAATTCCTAAAATAGGAGTTCCACCAAAGATGATGAAGGTTGACCAAGCAACTAAGGCAGGCAAAAAGGCAAAAGCAGTATCTGTCAAAATCTGGGTAAATTGAATCAATTCGACGGGTACATCTTTATTTGTCATACCAAAGAAGGACAAAATAGTATCC
Above is a window of Streptococcus sp. zg-86 DNA encoding:
- the truB gene encoding tRNA pseudouridine(55) synthase TruB yields the protein MLSGIINVKKEAGMTSHDVVFKLRKILREKKIGHGGTLDPDVTGVLPIAVGKATRLIEYMQEEGKVYEGEITLGFSTTTEDASGEVVERTAIPTTLTEEEIDQAMQGFVGTITQIPPMYSAVKVNGRKLYEYARAGETVERPERQVDIYQFDRISPLLFENDCVRFSFRVRCSKGTYVRTLSVDLGTQLGFASHMSHLVRTGSSGMVIADALTIEEIAHLVQMDDVTFLQPIEQGIGDVPKILLTEEEVTDVKHGRFVVLDRSENVLAAFFEGQLVAMLEKREGSYKPRKVFI
- a CDS encoding AAA family ATPase: MNFITKLEVKDLAEEEYYFRISAIRELRTLDLSLPITFFTGENGSGKSTLLEAIAVSWGFNPEGGSLQAYFTTKDTHSSLCDSLILSKSARRPKSGFFLRAESFYNVASYLEEVWEGEIQAGYQLDHYGGIPHQKSHGQAFMGLLLHHFKPNSLYLLDEPEVTLSPQNQLAMMRRIYELAQQGSQFIIATHSPILTTLPHSRLYHFDTEIREIDYKESENYRLTKMMLEDPDHVLHYLLKE
- a CDS encoding aminoglycoside adenylyltransferase domain-containing protein, with amino-acid sequence MEMDSRVFQISNLIKRDLLSLLGSNLVGIYVHGSLAYDCFSWEQSDIDFLVVVNEPVQQVQKEKLICSLLEIERRGPKKGVEMSVVCKKDLKPPHFPLPYHLHYSIQHRKAAEETISLYCTNMQGVDRDLTAHIMVICQKGIVLYGEEITKVFQAPTQKDYLDSVWYDIEDSLTTVTKDPVSTILNLCRTLAYVREGRMLSKKEGGEWAQEQLSQGYYEMLESVLNAYQHGISLVSTSLMSQFVEECLAELAGNIV
- a CDS encoding GNAT family N-acetyltransferase is translated as MIRSYKEKDVLACQQLLLELGYPSQIEELDERLSSLLAQPDYELLVYEEEGQVLGLLGYAKMYFFERNGAYLRILALVVNSQYRHQGIATALLDRVRQIGKETGCQTLALNSGLGEERQIAHRFYEHYGFEKTSVGFAYQLGESY
- a CDS encoding DUF2130 domain-containing protein → MQTLTCPHCGVAFQVDETEYSQLLAQVRGAEFEKELHERLARETELVEEKAKNDLHRQLAERDKEIVELAAKLEQAENKTELEIRSALSQKEQEILSLEAQVEKIRLEKDNEWQLALASMEKERDAVKTELLLQEQKQELALATTKQEFELQLKAANEQVEFYKNFKAQQSTKAIGESLELYAEAEFNKVRHLAFPNAYFEKDNLVSSRGSKGDYIYREVDESGVEILSIMFEMKNEADDTVKKHKNEDFFKELDKDRREKDCEYAVLVTMLEADNDYYNTGIVDVSHKYEKMYVIRPQFFIQLIGILRNAAMNALKYKQELALVREQNIDITHFEEDLEIFKTAFAKNYQSASTNFQKAIDEIDKAIKRMEAVKAALTTSENQLRLANNKLEDVSVKKLTRKNPTMKAKFDALKEKQ
- a CDS encoding prenyltransferase, with amino-acid sequence MTLPIFLELVEIKAKTASILPFLIGICFSYYVYGELQPLYVGWYFIAMLLFNMFVDVWDNYNDYRHALDQDYQAKTNIIGRENLSLRSVERIMLFLFTISFLIGLILAWFVGWPLLIMGGFCYAVGIFYSSGPKPLSSLPLGEVFSGFTMGFMISLICIYLNTAPDFDWSFRALAQIFLISLPNTLWIANLMLANNLCDKEEDERNHRYTLVHYIGIKGGLSLFAIANGMALLAIVCQVFLGIAPITSLLSLLLLPFIVQQTKLLWKKQVKSETFPCAIKILALGSTVQVLTYALGIGLL
- a CDS encoding NAD(P)/FAD-dependent oxidoreductase, giving the protein MKEILVLGAGYAGLKAVRTLQKEAGDVHITLVDRNPYHYEATELHEVAAGSQPSRKISFPIQEVIDSQRVTFIQDQVLTIDCETQSVQLQTSGLLSYDYLVIALGFTSETFGIKGAMENALQMVDIETAEAIHQHILHQMAAYRETKDENHLRLLICGAGFTGIELAGAFVDERKRYADLAGVSPDKIEIICVEAATSILPMFDDDLRAYALQLIDKLGIRLMTGCMIKEITPGHVLYATAETGEELQAIAASTIIWTTGVSGSPVMAESGFDQRRGRVVVTNDLRSPDHDNVYIVGDVSAFMDPTTSRPYPTTAQIATQMGKHVAKNLQHQLKGEPLEEFVYQSQGTVASIGNTHALGLAFDKKVKGYPASVIKKAIMNKSLLDMGGLKELVAHGRFDLYH